Genomic window (Lewinellaceae bacterium):
ATGATAATTATTGCACTTTAGTATTTTCCAGGCCTCCGGAATAGGGGTTTCCTTTTTCTGCCTGCATCCTGTATTTGAAGAAAAACAACAAGCATTTGCAACCTTTTTTCTTTTGCGGCCGTCTACTAGGTAAAGGGTTAATCCGAAAAAACACCTACCTGGCCGGTGAAACCGGGTTTTTTGGTAGAAAACCCTTACATTTAACGTGACTTTTTAAAATAAACTCCCACAATGAAAAAGTCTAGCACCCGTACTGTACTGTTCTGTTTGCTGATCGCCGCTAGTTTCGGCTCCTACGTTTATCTCACTTCCCTTTCTTCTCAGGACCTCTCTTTTGAGCAGGCTGCTGAATTAGAAGAATACGACGAAGGCCTGGAATCGAACGACGCTGATATTATCCTCCCGGATATCCACCTGCTCAAAAAAGTCGTGGAAACCGGGAAGCGGTTGATACCAGCCTCTTAAAGAGGCTGAAACCTGAAAAAGAAACGGATGTTTGGCTGGTTGCCAGGCATCCGTTTCTTTTTTTGAAGCCATAAATATGACCTGTCTAAAAACAATAGAACCATTTAGCCATACAACAATTTCAGTTACTCCTCCAGCTTTTTCCGCCAATACCTCAACAGCCCCGCCACGCTCATCCACGCCGGATTGGCATTCTCGTACAAGTCGTATTGCTCTTCGGTGACCCCGGCCTCCGCCAGTTCGTTCTTTACGAATGCCTGGAAAAGCGGCGTAACGTCTTCCGCCTTTTTTCCTTGTTGGTAGTGAGGCCTCATCCAGTTGGCCCACCTGAGCAGGCTTGCTTCCAGCTCATCGAGGTGGGTTTGGATTCGGGGTGCCGGCACGGGCCCAAAATGCGTCAGGTAGATGTTGCGGAGTTTTAGCGAACGGAGCAGCCTGAGGGATCCCTGCCAATGTTCGATGTTGATGTCCGGGGGAGGGCAGGGAGGCATTACCGGCCCGCCTTCGATTTTCACGCCGGCGACATCGCCGGCGAATAGTTCCTCGCCCACCTGCCAGGCAATGTGGTGGACCGCATGGCCGGGGGTATGCCAGGCCTTTACTTCCACATCGCCCACCTTGATGGCTTCCTGGTGTTCTACTGTCCTTAGTTGCCCGCCGGCGATGGGCCTGAGGGTGCTCCAGAGCCGCTCCATCCCTTCTTCCCCGTAAATGCGGGTGGCCGACGCCAGCAATTTCGAAGGGTCCTGGAGGTGCGGCTTTCCAAAGGGATGAAGGTAAACCGTAGCCCCGTGCCCGGCAAGCGCCCAGGCTGCCCCGGCGTGGTCGAGGTGGATGTGGGTTATGAAAACGTGCTTGATGTCTTCCAGGGCATAACCTTTCTGGCGGACAGCCTCCCTGAGCGGTTCGAAAGTAGAGTAGGGCCCGGTCTCCACCAATATGGGCCCGGCTGAAGTTTCGATGAGAAAGGCGGCTATGGTGTCCGGCCTGTCCAGGAATTTTAGGTCGAGTACGTGAATCATAATTTCGGTTTTTAATATTTATTTTTACTCAGTTAAAATTTTCTCAATAGCTAAAAATTAACTAAAAAGAAAAACCATTCAAAAAATCTCCAACCAGCATTCGGCGGCGGCCTTCCAGTTGAAGTTCATGCACATATACAAACCCATCAGCCGTTGCGATTTTCAACCATTCCTTGTTATCCGACAAAAAAGCCCCGGGTTGTTGATTGTGAGGAGTAATTTCTTTAGTTGCGCGCAGGATTTTAAGTTCCTTGCCCTCCAGTTTGGTCCAGGCAGCAGGGTAGGGGCTTAGGCCCCGGATAAAATCGTGAACCTTTTGGGTAGGTTGGCCGAAATCGATTTCACAGGTCTCGTGGAAAATTTTGGGTGCCCTGGTAGCCCGGCTGTCATCCTGTTTTTTCAGCGTATAATTTCCGCTTTCGACCGCCTGCACGGTTTTAAGCACCACTTTTGCCCCAAGTTCCATCATCCTGTCGTGTACTTCGCCTGCCGTTTCGTTCTCGCCAATGGGCATTTTCTCCTGAAGGATGAGGTCGCCGGTGTCTATTTCCCGCTTGATAAAAAAAGTGGTCACTCCGGTTTCCCGTTCGCCTTCGATTACCGCCCAGTTTATGGGCGCAGCTCCCCGGTATTTGGGCAATAGCGAACCGTGCAAATTGAAGGTGCCGTGTTCCGGCATAGCCCATACCGCTTCCGGCAACATCCGAAAGGCCACGACGACGAAGAGCCCGGCTTCTAACCGGCGCAGGTTTTCCAGAAAATCGGGCGCTTTCAGTTTGGTGGGCTGCAATACCGGAATGTTCTGGGATACGGCATATTTTTTGACGGCCGGCTCCAGCAATTGCTTTTTTCCCCTGCCTCCCAATTTGTCGGTGGCGGTGACAACACCTACCACCTTATAACCGTTTTCCACTAGTATGCTCAGGGAGGGAACGGCAAATTCCGGCGTTCCCATAAATACGATCCGTAAACTCATATACAATAGTAGTTGGTTTTGTTGCCGACTGTTGCTATTTTAGTAGCCAAGTCCATCCCTTATTATGATGAAAAACACGCACTCCACCTTCGTTTATGCAACACTCCTCGCCGGGGTAGTGTTGCTCCTTCCCGGCCTGTGCAGGGCCAATTTGGCAAATTACTGCCATAATGACAAAGGTATTTTCCTTCCACCCGGAAATGAATTTTCGGAAAAAGACACCATACCGCCCAAAGAACGGGAAAATTTCGACAAACCATTCGGCGCTTCCGATTACGATTATACGCCTTATACGCCCGATCCGTTTTCCAACCAGGAAGACAAGCCGTCAAAGGTAATTCAGCCCACCAAGGTGGATGTTGGCGACTTCAAACCCCGATTGCATAAAATACCTCAAGATTACAGCGGCTTCAAAATTGAGATAAAAAAGGTTGCTAAGCCATTGTCGGGGAAGAATGATATTTTTTATCAGCACGGCAAGCTTTTCGCGGAAAAGCTTTCGGATGGTTCTATTTCTTATATGCTGGGAGATTACCCTACTGCTGATGAAGCCGGCGCTTTTCTGGAAAGTTTTCTGTCCAAGCGTTATCCGGAAGCAAGGGTGGTCGAATACGAAGAGGGGAGCCGCTTGCAATAATCCGAGCTCAGCCAGCCCCTTTAAACGGTAAAACATGCAGGAGTCCGAATTCAACTGGCAGACCGAAGATGGGCTTGCCATCTGCGCGAAAGAGTGGAAGGCTGAAAAGCCAAAGGGAGTGATCTGCCTGGTCCACGGGCTCGGGGAACACATTGGCCGGTATGCCCATCTCGCCCGGTTTTTCACGGCGGAAGGGTTCAGTGTTATTGGCTACGACCGCCGGGGGCATGGCCGGTCTGAAGGGTTGAAGGGCCATGCGCCGGATTCCGAAGCCCTGCTCGACGAGGTTGCCCAATTGCTTGTCGAAGCAGAAATCCGCCATCGGGAACTTCCGGTATTTCTCTACGGGCAAAGCCAGGGCGGGCTGCTGATAGTAGCTTATGCACTCCGGAGGCACCCCAACATTCAGGGCGTTATTGCTTCTTCTCCCTGGATACGGCTGAGCTTCGAACCGCCGGCAGCCATGGTGGCGCTTGGAAAGTTGATGCACCGGATTTATCCCACCTTTTCTCAATCCAACGGCTTGAATGCCGCTCACCTTTCCAAAGACCCCGCTGTGGCACGGGCTTATGAAGAAGACCCTCTGGTTCACGACCGCATCACGGCGGCCATGGGGATGGCTATGCTGGGCTTGTCCCGCTGGTTGAACGCCTACTCCGGCCCCTTTCCGGTGCCGCTCCTTTTGATGCATGGCACAGCCGACCGGATCACTTCGCCGGAAGCCAGCCGGGACTTTGCCGAACGCCTCCAGGGAGACGTAACCTTCAAAGCCTGGGATGGCCTCTACCACGAGATTCACAACGAAAAGTCCAAAGACCAGGTTTTCCGGTTTGTTCTCGGTTGGCTCCTGCAGCACCAGAACATGAAAAAAATGGCCAAAGAACTGTAGGGGCCCCTTAAAAACGTTGTATAGATTCTATAATGTAAGAAGGCCTCTGTTTGATCTCGTTGTAAATATTGGAAAGGTAAATAGACATGACATACAGGTTGAGGCAGGTGGTGGCGAAAAACACAGCGATAAGTATCACCAGAAAAGTCCAGCCCGAAAAAGGCTCGCCAATATTGCCAAAAAGGTCGATGCCGGTAAACTTAACCTTGAGCGCATTGACGATTACCCCAAGCAAAAAAACGACGGAAAAGATAAAAATCCACAACAAGAGGCTGCGCAGGAAAGTCGTAAACGACGTGATGGCAACCAGAGAGGTGCGAAAACGGTCGGAGAACGACTCGTTGATGTCCGGCTTAAGTGGCATATCCGTTTCCAGAAACGCCGTCTTGTAGCCAACGATGGAATAGATGGCCTTCATGTACCGCAGGTTTTCCCGCAGCCGCAGCAGGGAGTTCAGCGCCCTGCGGGAAATGATCCGGGTATTGTGGGCCATTTCGTCGATCTGCAGGTTGGAGTAGTGCCTGAGTATGGAGTAGAACAGCTTGTACAATGGCTGAAACCTGAAGCCCACCTGCCGGCCTTTGGCCCGAAGGTAGACAATGTCGAAATGTTCCCTGGTTTTCTCAAACAGTTGCAGCGCCAGGTTCGGCTGCTGATAGAATTCGAATTCAAAGATCACGGTGTAGTCCCCGTTGGCACGGTCCAGGCCGGCCAAAACGGCGTGGTTTTTATTGGTGGTGCGGGAAAGGTTGAGCAGGAATATGTTTTGTTTCAGCGCATCCGGCAATGGTTCTATGAAAGGCGCAACCGGAATGCTGAGGTTGTTGTTTACCAATACAACCTCAAAGTCCGAAAAATGCTCCGTTAATACAGGGTGCAAATTGGACAGGTATTCCGGGAGCAGTTCCAGTTCGCGTGGATGGTGGATAACGCCAACTATGGATATGAAGCTGTTGTACATGGATATGGTTGATTGGTTGATAAGTTGATTGGGTTCGCAGGCCACTTAACCAACTAGTCAGCCAATCAACTAAAACAGGCGAAAATTAGCCAATTGAAAGGACACTTCCAAAGCCTCCTGGCGGGCGGATGAGGCGCAAAAAAAGCTAAATTCACAGGTTTTTGATATAAAAAGCCCTGTTTTTTAGGTTTTTAGTTTTAAATGATACGCCAAGGCCTTATATTTCGTAAATTAATTAGAGGCGTAATTGAGAAATGCCACGTAAATTTCCGTTCTACCAGCAATTAGACGCCATGGACTGCGGGGCGACCTGCCTGAGAATGATCTCCCGCCACTTCGGCAGGTACTATTCTCTGGAGTACCTCAGAGAGCTCACTTACATGGGCAAGCAGGGGGTCACTCTTCTGGGCATTAGCGATGCCGCCGAACACATCGGCCTGCAGTCTCTGGCGGTAAAGACAACCTATGACCGGTTGTCGAGGGACATTCCTATGCCCTGTGTGGCTCATTGGCGGCAGGAGCACTTCGTGGTCGTGTACAAGGTTAATCAGGATTACGCCTGGATTGCCGACCCCGCTTCCGGCAAGTTCAAGCTGACCCGGGAAGAGTTTCTGGAAAACTGGGTGAGCGATGTGGAAGAAGGAGAGGGGCTGGGCGTGTTATTGCTGCTCGAAACATCTCCGGAGTTCTTCGCCCGCGACGGAGAAATGATGGACAAGTCGGGCTTTGGATACGTTTTGTCCTATTTTAAGAAGTACCGCCCCCTCATCATCCAACTCGTTGTCGGATTATTCCTGGGAACCCTGCTTCAGGTCACTTTCCCCTTCCTCATGAAGGCTATTGTCGACCGGGGAATCGACACCGAAGACCTCGGGTTCATCCAGATCATCCTGTTCGCTCAACTGATCCTTTTCGCCACACAGCTGGCGGTCGAACAATTCCGGAGCTGGATTCTGCTGCACGTAGGGATTCGGGTCAACATCAGCCTGATATCAGATTTTTTGATCAAGCTTACCCGGCTGCCCATCAAATTCTTTGATTCCAAGATTTCCGGAGACCTGATGCAGCGCATTGCCGACCACGAAAGGGTTCAGCGGTTTTTGACGTCCACTTCCCTTGTGTCGATCTTCACCTTTGTCAATTTCCTGGCCTTCTCTTTTGTCCTCTTTCTGTGGCACAAGCTGGTGTTCGCCATATTCTTCGGCGGAACCATGCTCTACCTGGGCTGGGTGTTCTTCTTCCAGCGCATGCGAAGGGAACTCGACTACAAGCGCTTCGACCAGTCGTCCGACAACCAGAGCAACCTGATAGAACTGATCAACGGAATGCAGGAAATCAAACTGCACAACGCTGAAAAACAGAAAAGATGGGCCTGGGAACGCATACAAGCCCGCTTGTTCCGCACATCGATCAGCTCTCTGCGCATCGGCCAATTACAACGGGCCGGGGCTTCTTTCTTCAATGAAACGAAAAACCTGCTCATTACTTTTGTCGTGGCTCAGGCCGTTATCAAAGGAGACATGACCCTGGGCATGCTGCTGGCCGTCCAGTACATTATCGGGCAGTTGAATTCCCCGCTGAGCAACCTCGTTGATTTCCTGCGCGAAATGCAGGAGGCCAAGATCAGCCTGGAGCGGATGAACGAAATCCACTCCAAAGAAGACGAGGAGCACGCCGGCGAAAAAATCCTCTTGCTCCCCGAGTCCGGAGACCTCATTTTCGAGAAGGTTTCCTTCCAGTACAACGGCCCTCACTCGCCGAATGTGCTGAAAAATATCAGCCTCCGTGTGCCGAAGGGAGAAACCACCGCCATTGTCGGCACCAGCGGAAGCGGAAAAACCACCATGCTGAAATTGCTGCTGAATATATACCAGCCAACGCAAGG
Coding sequences:
- a CDS encoding MBL fold metallo-hydrolase, with translation MIHVLDLKFLDRPDTIAAFLIETSAGPILVETGPYSTFEPLREAVRQKGYALEDIKHVFITHIHLDHAGAAWALAGHGATVYLHPFGKPHLQDPSKLLASATRIYGEEGMERLWSTLRPIAGGQLRTVEHQEAIKVGDVEVKAWHTPGHAVHHIAWQVGEELFAGDVAGVKIEGGPVMPPCPPPDINIEHWQGSLRLLRSLKLRNIYLTHFGPVPAPRIQTHLDELEASLLRWANWMRPHYQQGKKAEDVTPLFQAFVKNELAEAGVTEEQYDLYENANPAWMSVAGLLRYWRKKLEE
- a CDS encoding lysophospholipase translates to MQESEFNWQTEDGLAICAKEWKAEKPKGVICLVHGLGEHIGRYAHLARFFTAEGFSVIGYDRRGHGRSEGLKGHAPDSEALLDEVAQLLVEAEIRHRELPVFLYGQSQGGLLIVAYALRRHPNIQGVIASSPWIRLSFEPPAAMVALGKLMHRIYPTFSQSNGLNAAHLSKDPAVARAYEEDPLVHDRITAAMGMAMLGLSRWLNAYSGPFPVPLLLMHGTADRITSPEASRDFAERLQGDVTFKAWDGLYHEIHNEKSKDQVFRFVLGWLLQHQNMKKMAKEL
- a CDS encoding peptidase domain-containing ABC transporter; translated protein: MPRKFPFYQQLDAMDCGATCLRMISRHFGRYYSLEYLRELTYMGKQGVTLLGISDAAEHIGLQSLAVKTTYDRLSRDIPMPCVAHWRQEHFVVVYKVNQDYAWIADPASGKFKLTREEFLENWVSDVEEGEGLGVLLLLETSPEFFARDGEMMDKSGFGYVLSYFKKYRPLIIQLVVGLFLGTLLQVTFPFLMKAIVDRGIDTEDLGFIQIILFAQLILFATQLAVEQFRSWILLHVGIRVNISLISDFLIKLTRLPIKFFDSKISGDLMQRIADHERVQRFLTSTSLVSIFTFVNFLAFSFVLFLWHKLVFAIFFGGTMLYLGWVFFFQRMRRELDYKRFDQSSDNQSNLIELINGMQEIKLHNAEKQKRWAWERIQARLFRTSISSLRIGQLQRAGASFFNETKNLLITFVVAQAVIKGDMTLGMLLAVQYIIGQLNSPLSNLVDFLREMQEAKISLERMNEIHSKEDEEHAGEKILLLPESGDLIFEKVSFQYNGPHSPNVLKNISLRVPKGETTAIVGTSGSGKTTMLKLLLNIYQPTQGAIRLGDINLSNIDNRLWRSKCGVVMQDGYIFYDSIAKNIALGDEIIDKRKLLKAVKVANIQSFVESLPLGYNTKIGQEGLGLSQGQKQRLLIARAVYKNPEYIFFDEATTALDAYNEMVIMENLEEFFYGRTVVTVAHRLSTVMNADNIVVLEGGEIVEQGTHDELTYLRGAYYQLVRNQLELGA
- a CDS encoding methionyl-tRNA formyltransferase, whose translation is MGTPEFAVPSLSILVENGYKVVGVVTATDKLGGRGKKQLLEPAVKKYAVSQNIPVLQPTKLKAPDFLENLRRLEAGLFVVVAFRMLPEAVWAMPEHGTFNLHGSLLPKYRGAAPINWAVIEGERETGVTTFFIKREIDTGDLILQEKMPIGENETAGEVHDRMMELGAKVVLKTVQAVESGNYTLKKQDDSRATRAPKIFHETCEIDFGQPTQKVHDFIRGLSPYPAAWTKLEGKELKILRATKEITPHNQQPGAFLSDNKEWLKIATADGFVYVHELQLEGRRRMLVGDFLNGFSF